A stretch of the Muntiacus reevesi chromosome 8, mMunRee1.1, whole genome shotgun sequence genome encodes the following:
- the MUC20 gene encoding mucin-20, which produces MVAGVPAMMNFLWCLALPLFFCCWEAGAPRSSAGPSGSGHTEVPAVTPEVWTSSEEVFQATDLTDPSVPNHASWETETLSTQISDRTFIRGGTVSEAETREDKTMGLMTRKPSKFMAVITTPMATSSTSGSPMGCVRTTVIGSGLWKVVFENLCTFDSSEEAKRILKFTYMSEAEALSSESSASSDSSVPAVTTSQALSADITALTNVLVTCITNIKAINCRVMETEPTATIPGTSHIDHSFTGGQALTTSERSALPDSTEAKSHLTRNTTSVETWTIAHATESVTPAVTVSLSSTSEKEMTAAKATTPSGTLVTVSRNLLEESSALSVETTSDTSISGIITVFTEDATTVNKVTSPAGFSAMVYSFSEETSTTSSTSSETSTTHSTFSGSIPTISGSSLPSFRLPVVDSIPETSVTSAKTTASANSSPTASADSTPETSVSSTMITATTSSSSETRVTSAKTTDSEKTLKTASAGGGKPSTTPATTARTRWTDITPGADGGFLLLRLSVASLEDLSDPRVAERLMNQLSHNLDLLTFPVQVSLLHVRSG; this is translated from the exons ATGGTGGCTGGAGTCCCAGCTATGATGAACTTTCTCTGGTGCTTGGCTCTGCCCCTTTTCTTctgctgctgggaggctggggcccccaGAAGCTCTGCAG GCCCCAGTGGATCAGGCCACACAGAAGTGCCCGCTGTGACTCCGGAGGTCTGGACAAGCTCAGAGGAAGTCTTTCAGGCTACTGACCTCACTGATCCCTCTGTGCCAAACCACGCCTCTTGGGAAACTGAAACCCTGAGCACCCAAATCTCTGACAGGACCTTCATCAGAGGCGGCACTGTTTCAGAAGCAGAGACCAGGGAAGACAAGACCATGGGTCTCAtgacaagaaagccttccaagTTCATGGCTGTGATCACTACTCCCATGGCAACATCATCCACAAGTGGCAGCCCCATGGGATGTGTAAGGACCACTGTCATAGGCAGTGGGCTCTGGAAAGTTGTCTTTGAGAACCTTTGCACTTTTGACAGCTCTGAAGAAGCAAAGAGAATCTTGAAATTCACTTACATGTCTGAAGCTGAGGCCCTATCCTCAGAGAGCAGTGCCTCCTCTGACAGCTCAGTTCCAGCCGTCACCACCTCACAAGCCCTGTCAGCAGACATCACTGCTCTGACTAACGTCTTGGTTACCTGCATCACCAACATCAAGGCGATCAACTGCAGAGTTATGGAAACAGAACCAACTGCCACCATCCCTGGGACCTCACACATAGATCACAGCTTCACAGGAGGACAGGCCCTGACCACCTCTGAGAGGTCAGCCTTGCCTGACTCCACTGAAGCAAAATCACACCTTACCAGGAACACAACCTCTGTTGAGACCTGGACAATAGCCCACGCCACAGAATCAGTCACACCTGCTGTCACAGTCAGCCTCAGTAGCACctcagaaaaggaaatgacagcagCCAAGGCCACTACCCCAAGTGGAACCTTGGTGACAGTCAGTAGGAACCTCTTGGAAGAAAGCTCGGCCCTCTCTGTTGAGACAACAAGCGACACCAGTATCTCAGGGATAATTACAGTCTTCACAGAGGATGCGACAACAGTAAACAAAGTGACTTCCCCTGCTGGGTTCTCAGCTATGGTCTACAGCTTCTCCGAAGAAACCTCCACCACGAGTTCCACCTCCTCAGAGACTTCTACCACACACAGCACATTCAGTGGGtccattcccaccatcagtgggagctctcttccttctttccgtCTGCCTGTGGTTGACAGCATCCCAGAAACAAGTGTTACCTCAGCCAAGACCACAGCCTCAGCCAACAGCAGCCCCACAGCCTCAGCCGACAGCACCCCAGAAACAAGTGTCTCCTCAACCATGATCACAGCCACAACCAGTAGTAGCTCAGAAACAAGAGTCACCTCAGCCAAGACCACAGACTCAGAGAAGACCTTGAAAACAGCCAGTGCAGGTGGAGGGAAGCCCTCAACAACCCCGGCCACCACTGCTCGGACAAGGTGGACAGATATTACTCCAG GCGCAGATGGAGGCTTCCTCCTCCTGAGGCTGAGCGTGGCCTCCCTTGAAGACCTCTCTGACCCCAGAGTGGCAGAGAGGCTGATGAATCAG CTCAGCCATAACCTGGACCTGCTTACATTTCCTGTCCAAGTCTCCCTGCTGCATGTCAGGAGTGGCTGA